The proteins below are encoded in one region of Malaclemys terrapin pileata isolate rMalTer1 chromosome 8, rMalTer1.hap1, whole genome shotgun sequence:
- the CLTB gene encoding clathrin light chain B isoform X2 — protein sequence MADDFGFFSSSESGAPEEDPAAAFLAQQESEIAGIENDEGFGAADGGPGQAPDVGADFEDVGATVNGDFFQESNGPTDGYAAIARADRLTQEPESIRKWREEQKKRLQELDAASKVMEQEWREKAKKDLEEWNVRQSEQLEKNRVNNRASEEVFLKESKEENPGTEWEKVAQLCDFNPKSSKQWKDVSRMRSVLISLKQTPLSR from the exons ATGGCCGACGACTTCGGCTTCTTCTCGTCGTCGGAGAGCGGCGCCCCGGAGGAGGACCCCGCCGCCGCCTTCCTGGCCCAGCAGGAGAGCGAGATCGCCGGCATCGAGAACGACGAGGGCTTCGGGGCGGCCGACGGGGGCCCGGGGCAGGCCCCGGACGTGGGGG CTGATTTTGAGGACGTGGGGGCCACTGTGAACGGAGATTTCTTTCAG GAATCCAATGGCCCCACGGACGGCTACGCAGCCATCGCCCGGGCTGACAGGCTGACCCAGGAGCCCGAGAGCATCCGCAAATGGCGGGAGGAGCAAAAGAAACGGTTGCAGGAGCTGG ATGCTGCTTCGAAGGTGATGGAGCAGGAATGGCGTGAAAAGGCCAAGAAGGACCTGGAGGAGTGGAATGTGCGTCAGagtgagcagctggagaagaACCGAGTTAACAACAG GGCCTCGGAGGAAGTCTTCCTGAAGGAGTCCAAGGAAGAAAACCCCGGCACAGAGTGGGAGAAGGTGGCCCAGCTGTGTGACTTCAACCCCAAAAGCAGCAAGCAATGGAAGGACGTGTCGAGGATGCGCTCGGTGCTCATTTCCCTCAAACAGACGCCCCTGTCCCGCTAG
- the CLTB gene encoding clathrin light chain B isoform X1 has product MADDFGFFSSSESGAPEEDPAAAFLAQQESEIAGIENDEGFGAADGGPGQAPDVGADFEDVGATVNGDFFQESNGPTDGYAAIARADRLTQEPESIRKWREEQKKRLQELDAASKVMEQEWREKAKKDLEEWNVRQSEQLEKNRVNNRIADKAFYQQPDADVIGYVASEEVFLKESKEENPGTEWEKVAQLCDFNPKSSKQWKDVSRMRSVLISLKQTPLSR; this is encoded by the exons ATGGCCGACGACTTCGGCTTCTTCTCGTCGTCGGAGAGCGGCGCCCCGGAGGAGGACCCCGCCGCCGCCTTCCTGGCCCAGCAGGAGAGCGAGATCGCCGGCATCGAGAACGACGAGGGCTTCGGGGCGGCCGACGGGGGCCCGGGGCAGGCCCCGGACGTGGGGG CTGATTTTGAGGACGTGGGGGCCACTGTGAACGGAGATTTCTTTCAG GAATCCAATGGCCCCACGGACGGCTACGCAGCCATCGCCCGGGCTGACAGGCTGACCCAGGAGCCCGAGAGCATCCGCAAATGGCGGGAGGAGCAAAAGAAACGGTTGCAGGAGCTGG ATGCTGCTTCGAAGGTGATGGAGCAGGAATGGCGTGAAAAGGCCAAGAAGGACCTGGAGGAGTGGAATGTGCGTCAGagtgagcagctggagaagaACCGAGTTAACAACAG GATTGCTGACAAAGCATTTTACCAGCAGCCGGACGCCGACGTGATCGGCTACGT GGCCTCGGAGGAAGTCTTCCTGAAGGAGTCCAAGGAAGAAAACCCCGGCACAGAGTGGGAGAAGGTGGCCCAGCTGTGTGACTTCAACCCCAAAAGCAGCAAGCAATGGAAGGACGTGTCGAGGATGCGCTCGGTGCTCATTTCCCTCAAACAGACGCCCCTGTCCCGCTAG